From Amia ocellicauda isolate fAmiCal2 chromosome 12, fAmiCal2.hap1, whole genome shotgun sequence, a single genomic window includes:
- the apoa2 gene encoding apolipoprotein A-II, with protein sequence MSMKLALLLALQVCVSLPVDAHFSLGKLPKPDPELEKKQIELLTELLQRLEPGFKLLEDTLELYLTPVTESHLGQEARKLMENLTKLGEDLLAETGVRDYILVMAIQSMFLLEKVDQVALVVYGDYIRPWAGPYIEQSIGKIRTVLDTVMPVPEQYHPNPSPSASLGN encoded by the exons atGTCTATGAAGTTGGCTCTGCTCCTGGCACTTCAAG tgtGCGTTTCTCTCCCTGTTGATGCGCACTTCTCCCTGGGCAAGCTGCCCAAGCCCGACCCAGAGCTGGAGAAGAAGCAGATAGAGCTGCTGACAGAGCTGCTGCAGAGGCTGGAGCCAGGGTTCAAGCTGCTAGAGGACACTCTGGAGCTCTACCTGACGCCTGTGACCGAGAGCCACCTGGGGCAGGAGGCCAGGAAACTGATGGAGAACCTGACCAAGCTGGGCGAAGACCTGTTAGCAGAGACTGGAGTCAGGGATTACATCTT GGTGATGGCGATCCAGTCGATGTTCTTGCTGGAGAAGGTGGATCAGGTGGCTCTTGTGGTCTATGGGGACTACATTCGACCTTGGGCGGGGCCCTACATTGAACAAAGCATTGGCAAGATCCGCACAGTATTGGACACTGTGATGCCCGTCCCAGAGCAATACCACCCCAACCCCTCCCCATCTGCCTCCCTGGGAAACTAG